Proteins encoded in a region of the Oncorhynchus clarkii lewisi isolate Uvic-CL-2024 chromosome 18, UVic_Ocla_1.0, whole genome shotgun sequence genome:
- the LOC139373826 gene encoding lysine-specific histone demethylase 2-like: protein MLTDADYTVNASGARRAKKRTAMESSSGDGQSSLRSSGRQVNVRMKRCNNPPPGQTKRKATDTEEEEDQSEKKYRKCEKAGCSATYPVCFASASERCAKNGYTSRWYHLSCGEHFCNECFDHYYRSHKDGYETYASWKRVWTGNGKSEPSLKAFMADQQLPYWVQCTKPDCGKWRQLTKEIQLTASLAATYRCGMKFNNVKTEGPDQCSLPEDLRVAEVIDSWWHSMLILPPLFKDSPANPFLTAYYPDCVGMSPSGSTSNHSHAELRAEHCRAIPPQIPGLCPYFQPFYQPNECGKALCVRPDMMELDELYEFPEFSRDPTMYLALRNLILASWHRGCKEVLTPQNCAPHIIVRGLVRVRCVQEMDRVLLFMTRKGLINTGVLSVKQPLLPERYHNKNVIVIGAGASGLAAARQLQNFGMQVVMLEASERIGGRVWDDTSLGGVTVGRGAQIVNGCVNNPIALMSEQLSINMHKLGERCDLFQEGGSATDPAIDKRMDFHFNAILDVVSEWRKDKSQNQDTPLGEKIQEVYKTFLQESGVQFSQLEEKVLQFHLSNLEYACGSTLDQVSARSWDHNEFFAQFSGDHTLLTEGYSSVLNKLAEGLDIRIKSPVQAIDYSGDIVKVTSSNGTQWTAQKVLVTVPLTLLQKNIIQFNPPLPERKLKAIHSLGAGLIEKVALQFPFRFWDGKIQGADYFGHIPPSPDKRGMFGVFYDMDPQGKRSVLMSVISGEAVPSIRDMEDKDVADQCMKVLRELFKEQEVPDPVNYFVTRWSRDMWSQMSYSFVKTGGSGEAYDIIAEDVQGKVFFAGEATNRHFPQTVTGAYLSGVREASKIAAL, encoded by the exons ATGCTGACAGATGCAG ATTATACAGTGAATGCTTCAGGTGCTCGGCGTGCCAAGAAGAGGACAGCAATGGAGTCATCATCTGGGGATGGTCAGTCGTCCCTTCGCTCCTCTGGTAGACAGGTCAACGTCAGAATGAAGCGCTGCAATAATCCTCCACCTGGACAG ACTAAAAGAAAAGCCACTGacacagaggaagaagaggaccaaTCTGAGAAGAAGTACAGAAAGTGTGAAAAGGCTGGATGCTCGGCCACatacccagtgtgctttgctAGTGCCTCTGAAAG GTGCGCCAAAAACGGCTACACTTCTCGGTGGTACCATTTGTCCTGCGGGGAGCACTTTTGCAACGAGTGTTTTGATCACTACTATAGAAG TCACAAAGATGGCTATGAGACATATGCATCCTGGAAGAGGGTTTGGACTGGCAATGGGAAGAGTGAGCCCAGTCTGAAAGCTTTCATGGCAGATCAACAGCTTCCATACTGG GTCCAATGCACTAAGCCAGACTGTGGGAAATGGCGTCAGCTAACCAAGGAGATCCAGCTCACTGCCTCACTAGCAGCCACGTATCGCTGTGGAATGAAGTTCAACAATGTCAAG ACCGAAGGGCCAGACCAGTGCTCTCTGCCAGAAGATTTG AGAGTGGCGGAGGTGATCGACAGCTGGTGGCATTCCATGCTGATCCTGCCCCCGTTATTTAAGGACAGCCCGGCCAACCCTTTCCTCACAGCCTACTATCCCGACTGTGTGGGCATGAGCCCCTCAGGATCCACCAGCAACCACTCTCATGCTGAGTTGAGGGCAGAGCACTGCAGAGCCATCCCACCACAGA TTCCAGGGCTGTGTCCATACTTCCAGCCTTTTTACCAGCCCAACGAGTGTGGGAAGGCCTTGTGTGTGCGACCGGACATGATGGAGCTGGATGAGCTCTATGAGTTTCCAGAGTTTTCCCGTGACCCCACCATGTACCTGGCCCTGCGTAACCTTATCCTGGCCTCCTGGCACAGAGGCTGTAAG GAGGTGCTGACACCCCAGAACTGTGCTCCCCACATCATTGTGAGAGGGCTGGTACGTGTGCGTTGTGTACAGGAAATGGACAGGGTGCTTCTCTTCATGACCAGGAAGGGTCTGATCAACACTGGGGTTCTATCAGTCAAACAGCCCCTGCTTCCCGAGCGCTACCACAAC AAGAACGTGATTGTGATTGGAGCCGGGGCATCGGGGCTGGCTGCTGCGCGGCAACTGCAAAACTTTGGCATGCAG GTGGTGATGCTCGAGGCGAGTGAGCGGATTGGAGGGCGGGTGTGGGACGATACATCGCTGGGCGGCGTCACTGTGGGTCGGGGGGCTCAGATTGTGAACGGCTGTGTGAACAACCCAATTGCACTGATGAGTGAGCAG CTCAGCATTAATATGCACAAGCTGGGGGAGAGGTGTGACCTGTTCCAGGAGGGAGGGAGTGCCACAGACCCGGCCATCGATAAGCGCATGGACTTCCACTTTAACGCCATCCTGGATGTGGTGTCAGAATGGAGGAAAGACAAGTCTCAGAACCAGGACACTCCTCTGGGAG AGAAAATCCAGGAGGTCTACAAGACATTCCTTCAGGAGTCTGGGGTCCAGTTCAGCCAGCTGGAGGAGAAAGTGCTTCAGTTCCATCTCAGCAACCTGGAATATGCCTGTGGAAGCACACTGGACCAG gtGTCGGCTCGATCCTGGGACCACAATGAGTTCTTCGCTCAGTTCTCAGGAGACCATACACTGCTGACAGAGGGCTATTCGTCTGTGCTTAACAAACTGGCTGAGGGCCTCGACATCCGCATCAAGAGCCCG GTTCAAGCTATCGATTACTCAGGGGATATAGTCAAAGTTACCTCATCCAATGGGACTCAGTGGACAGCACAGAAA GTTCTGGTGACAGTCCCATTGACTTTACTCCAGAAGAATATCATTCAattcaaccctcctcttcctgagAGAAAGCTGAAAGCCATCCACAGTCTTGGAGCAGGTCTCATTGAAAAG GTTGCTCTGCAGTTCCCGTTTCGCTTCTGGGACGGAAAGATCCAAGGAGCAGATTACTTTGGCCACATTCCACCCAGTCCTGACAAGAGAGGGATGTTTGGTGTGTTCTATGACATGGATCCACAG GGGAAACGGAGTGTCCTGATGTCCGTCATCAGTGGTGAAGCTGTACCTTCTATCAGGGACATGGAGGACAAAGATGTCGCTGATCAGTGCATGAAGGTGCTGCGTGAACTCTTCAAAGAGCAG GAGGTCCCCGATCCGGTGAATTACTTTGTGACTCGGTGGAGCAGAGACATGTGGTCTCAGATGTCATACAGCTTCGTGAAGACAGGGGGCAGCGGGGAGGCCTATGACATCATTGCTGAAGATGTGCAAGGAAAGGTGTTCTTTGCTGGGGAG GCGACCAACAGGCACTTTCCTCAGACGGTAACAGGAGCCTATTTGAGTGGCGTCCGAGAAGCAAGTAAAATAGCTGCTTTGTAA